The following is a genomic window from Lysinibacillus sp. JNUCC-52.
AACTCCGCCATCAATTAAAACTTGTTTGAAGGCGCCCCCGCCCCCGATAATTAACAGCATCATACCTATATGCGTAATCGCTACTGTACAAGATTCCATTACCTGTTTAATAGGGATATTTCTCGCAATTCCCATTGTGTAAACGGCAACTAATAAGGAAATCAACATCGATGTTCCAGCTTCTCCGATAAAACGGATAACTGCTAAAATGCTGTTATCTTCAAAGCCCATTGTTTTTTGGAGCAGTGTAATAATCGTCGCGATGGACATTAAAATAACAGGCAATAATGCAGTGAATACACTAATAGCGAAGCTAGGCGTTTCTTCCAGCTTAAATGTTTTTTGTTCACCTAGAGATGCGATATTACCCGTTTTGTTGAATGAATCTGGAACTAACTTTTTAGTCACTTTAGTTAGAACTGGTCCTGCTAAAATAACAGTTGGAATGGCGATAATAAAACCATAAAGCAATACTTCACCGATGTTTGCCCCAAACTCTCCAGCGATAACAGTAGGCCCTGGATGCGGAGGCAAAAATCCATGTGTGACAGATAAAGCTGCTGCCATTGGAATACCTAGATACAAAATGGATATTTTTAATTGTCTTGAAATTGCAAAGACAATCGGAATTAATAACACGAGTCCTACTTCAAAGAACAGTGCGACACCGATAATAAAGGAAGCTACTACAACTGCCCATTGGATGTTCTTTTCTCCAAATTTGTTAACAAGCGTCATGGCAATGCGTTGCGCACCACCAGAATCGGCGATTAACTTGCCTAGCATTGCTCCTAGACCAAATATTAATGCTAAGTGCCCTAGCGTACCGCCTAACCCTGCTTCAATTGTCTTGACAATGCTATCTAAAGGCATCCCTAGAGCCAAAGCTACACCAAATGACACGATAATTAATGAGATAAATGTATTTAATTTAAAACCCATTATTAAAATTAGCAGAGCAATAATCCCAATACATACAATAACTAATGGCATATATTCTCCTCCTTTAATTCGAGCTTAATAAGCTTCTTTGATAATTAGATATAGATGAATACTCGTCTGTTAAGACTCTAGATAAACGAATGAAAATAGGGAGTAGTTGTCTATATTCTTTTGCAGCTTCTTCTATTGGTGTGTGTGTATAGGTGTCACCAACCATATCTGCAGCAATCTCAAAGGAATGAATTTTTCCGAGAGCATATAAACCTAAAATACAAGCGCCAAGGCATGAGCTTTCATAGCTTTCGGGTACTGTTACTTCGGATTCAAAAATATCGGCCATCATTTGTCTCCAAATGACAGAACGAGAAAATCCACCTGTGGCTTGAATGCGTGTGACAGGGCTTTCCATATATTCGAGTAATGCTAAATACACCGTATATAAGTTATAGATAACCCCCTCAAGAGCGGCTCGTATCATATGTTCCTTTTTATGAGATAGTGTTAAACCAAAAAACGAGCCACGTGCATTAGGATTCCATAAAGGCGCACGTTCTCCTGATAAATAGGGATGAAATAGTAAGCCATCCGCGCCAGGTCTTACACGTTCAGCAATTTTTGTTAACACTTCATATGAATCAACACCAAGTCTTTTGGCTGTTTCCACTTCAGAAGAGGCAAATTCATCACGAATCCAACGAAGAACCATACCACCATTGTTTACAGGTCCACCAATAACCCAATGGTTTTCTGTTAAGGCATAGCAAAAAATTCTACCTTTCACATCTGTTTTAGGTTTATCAATAATGGTACGGATGGCACCGCTTGTTCCAATTGTGACAGCAATTTCACCTTTTCTAATGGCATTAACACCTAAGTTTGAAAGTACGCCATCACTGGCACCTATGACAAAGGGTGTTTGCGGGTCAATGCCCATTTGTTTTGCTAAATCAACATGGCAGTTCTTAAACAATGTTGTTGTTGGTACAAGTGTCGATAATTGTGCTCTTGTTATTCCTGCGATTTTTAAAGCTTCTTCATCCCAATCTAAAGTATGAAGATTCATCATGCCCATAGCTGAGGCTAGTGAATGATCCACAACATACTGATTGAAAAACTTTTTAAAAATATATTCTTTTATACCAATATATTTTTTTGTTTTACGAGCGATTTCAGGATGGTCATTTACAATCCAAGTAATTTTACTTAAAGGGGACATTGGATGAATAGGTGTACCTGTTCTTTTATAAACCTCGAGTCCATTCCATTCATCTTTAATTTTAAGTGCCCATGCTTCACTGCGATTATCTGCCCAAGTGATGACGGGTGTTAACGGTATGTCGTTTTCATCTACAGCGATAATACTATGCATAGCACTGCTAAATGACACAAATAATAGGGGCTTATCCGAGTGGTGT
Proteins encoded in this region:
- a CDS encoding GntP family permease, with the translated sequence MPLVIVCIGIIALLILIMGFKLNTFISLIIVSFGVALALGMPLDSIVKTIEAGLGGTLGHLALIFGLGAMLGKLIADSGGAQRIAMTLVNKFGEKNIQWAVVVASFIIGVALFFEVGLVLLIPIVFAISRQLKISILYLGIPMAAALSVTHGFLPPHPGPTVIAGEFGANIGEVLLYGFIIAIPTVILAGPVLTKVTKKLVPDSFNKTGNIASLGEQKTFKLEETPSFAISVFTALLPVILMSIATIITLLQKTMGFEDNSILAVIRFIGEAGTSMLISLLVAVYTMGIARNIPIKQVMESCTVAITHIGMMLLIIGGGGAFKQVLIDGGVGDYVANLFHSTSLSPILLAWIIAAILRISLGSATVAALTTAGLVIPLLGQNDVNPALMVLATGAGSLIASHVNDAGFWMFKEYFGLSMKETFATWTLLETVVSVAGLVFILLLNIFV
- the gntK gene encoding gluconokinase, with protein sequence MTNYMLGVDIGTTTTKAVLFSEHGKVIQQDSIGYPLNTPDIATAEQNPEEIFQAVLQVIKNIMKHHSDKPLLFVSFSSAMHSIIAVDENDIPLTPVITWADNRSEAWALKIKDEWNGLEVYKRTGTPIHPMSPLSKITWIVNDHPEIARKTKKYIGIKEYIFKKFFNQYVVDHSLASAMGMMNLHTLDWDEEALKIAGITRAQLSTLVPTTTLFKNCHVDLAKQMGIDPQTPFVIGASDGVLSNLGVNAIRKGEIAVTIGTSGAIRTIIDKPKTDVKGRIFCYALTENHWVIGGPVNNGGMVLRWIRDEFASSEVETAKRLGVDSYEVLTKIAERVRPGADGLLFHPYLSGERAPLWNPNARGSFFGLTLSHKKEHMIRAALEGVIYNLYTVYLALLEYMESPVTRIQATGGFSRSVIWRQMMADIFESEVTVPESYESSCLGACILGLYALGKIHSFEIAADMVGDTYTHTPIEEAAKEYRQLLPIFIRLSRVLTDEYSSISNYQRSLLSSN